The following are encoded in a window of Vigna unguiculata cultivar IT97K-499-35 chromosome 8, ASM411807v1, whole genome shotgun sequence genomic DNA:
- the LOC114194626 gene encoding TMV resistance protein N-like: MGKHCEEEECVGFSYDVFISFIGKDTGHNFIGHLRRELGRKGVETFKDDDSDLRIGEGVSAGRSEAIEESRVFIVVFSENYASSTWCLDELVSIMEQTDMSRKQVVFPVFYHVDPSDIRKEKNSFGKHMKSHQNKFGKEKMKAWRSALSEAVNFPGKHITTGYENDIIQEIVEKVRKNIAPKPLCTGDKAVGLERCIEEVISLLDMKDNTVRMLGIYGLGGIGKTELAKALYDKIVQHFDAASFLADVREKSNRINGMEDLQKALLSEMLEELETELGSAYKGIYEIKRKLHQKKVLLVLDDVDDKEELEKLAGGCDWFGPGSRIIITTRGKDVLIAHHVENIYEMKGLDAQHSLELFCLNAFGQSCPKTGFHGVSAHAVDYAKGLPLALKVIGSDLAILHESLDAWKDALEEYKKTPPNTIQDVLKISYDRLHDYAKQVFLDIACFFKGEIMEYVNNILKEFRSTSNMKILVNKSLITIENGCLKMHDLIQDMGREIVRNEAPNYPGERSRVWDYEDVLEILNEDYGSDKIQGIVLDPPQEEKVNWSGTEFEKMKWLRILIVRNTSFSSELQHLPNHLRLLHWENYPSKSFPPKFHPKKIVVFNLPRSCLTFQEPFKKFPCLTNMDFSYNQRLIEIPDVSELENLRELRLDHCRNLIAVHESVGFLKRLAHLSVYGCTKLQNFVSKMFLPSLKVFDINLCESLGYFPEIMQEMTKPLKISMINTGIQVLPESIGKLIGLVSIDISNNRKLKYLPTSLFMLPNVDSFKIESCSKLGESFRSLVQHPSEANVRPKLRSLNFENGNLSDEDLLAILCYFPKLEELIVAENNFVFIPSCIKECGDLTSLDLHGCKKLKKIPELTGLRILDVHHCFYLEEISELPSTVQKVDARFCFKLTKETSDMLWCQVKKAEGGIEMVMPFISVIPEWFNYVGVERIPRFWVRGKFPKIVLAMIFHFEIESQRDEFVRGRHVDLRLLINGRYAPGKGYHNYEIEAEHILICDLGVFLSEKEWLGLDVENEWNLVQVEYEASSSLMISGWGAFVYEEKEGSNMEDIFFICPNPMNSEKIPAATIPEKDPMEKYKKMIRQLGLVDLFQKTLTEWQENRERGGDRSHDDCMRIQLGQLKKISEDAEDALNSKGSALEDPNSYLRWLLDTLENDDGKPKEIIKGDLALITLEKPLTWKKKDNVGEASCSGHRGSNEEEEGYDPVVEDPTIPFYTHVMRKRKVNDSVEEDLPEDIVVELFLEGMRDGLVEAQIKFPSLDIAETSNAVMEKGGNVRWAPEGEAQISVQSRIYMSGIYSGLLEAKLRFPDLDMWATINTVAKRKGMEGIFVSASQANLGFPHLDWSTVTLPPSQDPLMQTFMRMKQQSNFEAEVMSKLLWKLKEEHQALRNKLAELDEGNENGGGKIGYDEFVEMRQDNLDGVAKYEEVSVVLRGRGEEIERLYDDGVEGLKRSEEFEDLMGAMYLNGLRAGLLEAHALLRNLLAGHRN; this comes from the exons ATGGGAAAACATTGTGAGGAAGAAGAGTGTGTTGGTTTCAGCTACGATGTGTTCATTAGTTTTATAGGTAAAGATACTGGGCACAATTTTATAGGGCATCTCCGTAGAGAGTTGGGTAGGAAGGGAGTGGAAACTTTCAAAGACGACGACAGTGATCTGAGGATTGGGGAAGGTGTTTCAGCTGGTCGGTCGGAGGCCATTGAAGAATCTAGGGTTTTCATCGTTGTGTTTTCTGAGAACTATGCATCTTCCACATGGTGTCTGGATGAACTTGTTAGCATCATGGAACAAACCGACATGAGCAGGAAGCAAGTTGTTTTCCCAGTGTTTTACCATGTAGATCCCTCTGATATacggaaagagaaaaatagctTCGGAAAACACATGAAGTCACACCAAAATAAGTTtggaaaagagaaaatgaaggcTTGGAGGTCTGCTTTGTCTGAAGCAGTTAACTTTCCAGGGAAGCATATTACCACCGG GTATGAAAACGATATTATCCAAGAAATTGTTGAGAAGGTTCGTAAAAATATAGCTCCTAAACCTTTATGTACCGGTGACAAAGCTGTTGGACTTGAGCGGTGCATAGAAGAGGTTATCTCCCTTCTGGACATGAAAGATAACACTGTAAGGATGTTGGGCATATATGGACTCGGGGGAATTGGAAAAACGGAACTTGCAAAAGCTTTGTACGACAAAATTGTGCAGCACTTTGATGCTGCAAGTTTTCTTGCTGATGTTAGAGAAAAATCAAACAGAATCAATGGCATGGAAGATCTACAAAAGGCACTTTTATCTGAGATGTTAGAGGAGTTGGAAACTGAACTGGGAAGTGCATATAAAGGTATATACGAAATAAAACGAAAGCTTCACCAGAAGAAAGTTCTTTTGGTTCTTGACGACGTTGATGATAAAGAGGAGTTAGAAAAGTTGGCAGGAGGGTGTGATTGGTTTGGTCCAGGTAGTAGGATCATTATAACGACAAGGGGAAAAGATGTGCTAATTGCTCACcatgttgaaaatatttatgaaatgaaGGGCCTTGATGCACAACATTCTTTAGAGCTCTTCTGTTTGAATGCCTTCGGACAAAGTTGTCCTAAAACAGGTTTTCACGGTGTGTCTGCGCATGCTGTAGATTATGCCAAAGGTCTTCCATTGGCTTTGAAAGTGATTGGCTCTGATTTAGCTATTCTTCATGAAAGTTTAGATGCTTGGAAAGATGCATTGGAAGAATATAAGAAGACTCCTCCAAATACGATTCAAGATGTGCTCAAAATAAGCTATGATAGATTGCATGATTATGCCAAACAAGTTTTCTTGGACATAGCTTGCTTCTTTAAAGGGGAGATAATGGAATATGTGAACAACATACTTAAGGAATTTCGTTCAACATCCAATATGAAAATACTTGTTAATAAATCTCTCATAACTATCGAGAATGGATGCCTGAAGATGCATGATCTAATACAAGATATGGGTAGAGAGATTGTTAGGAATGAAGCACCAAATTATCCTGGTGAACGTAGCAGAGTATGGGATTATGAAGATGTTCTTGAAATTCTAAACGAAGATTAT GGAAGTGACAAGATTCAAGGGATTGTGCTTGATCCCCCTCAGGAAGAAAAGGTAAATTGGAGTGGTACTGAGTTTGAGAAGATGAAATGGCTCAGAATTCTTATCGTCCGAAACACATCCTTTTCATCTGAACTTCAACATTTACCAAATCATCTAAGACTGCTTCACTGGGAGAACTATCCTTCAAAGTCTTTCCCACCAAAATTTCATCCAAAGAAAATCGTTGTCTTCAATTTACCTAGAAGTTGTCTAACATTCCAAGAACCATTCAAG AAATTTCCGTGCTTGACCAATATGGACTTTTCATATAACCAACGTCTCATTGAAATACCTGATGTGTCCGAACTTGAGAATCTAAGAGAACTGAGACTTGATCATTGTAGAAACCTAATTGCGGTCCATGAATCTGTTGGATTTCTGAAAAGGCTTGCTCATTTAAGTGTTTATGGATGCACAAAACTTCAAAATTTCGTGTCCAAAATGTTTCTAccgtctttaaaagtgtttgacATTAATTTATGTGAAAGCCTTGGTTACTTCCCAGAGATAATGCAAGAAATGACTAAGCCATTGAAGATTTCTATGATAAATACGGGCATTCAAGTGCTTCCAGAATCCATCGGTAAACTTATTGGGCTTGTTTCCATAGACATATCGAATAACAGGAAACTTAAATACCTACCAACCAGCTTATTCATGTTGCCAAATGTTGATTCCTTCAAAATCGAATCATGTTCCAAACTCGGAGAATCCTTCAGAAGTTTGGTGCAACACCCTTCAGAAGCCAATGTTCGTCCAAAATTACGATCACTGAATTTCGAAAATGGAAACTTGtctgatgaagatcttcttgcaATTCTTTGCTACTTTCCAAAATTAGAAGAATTGATTGTTGCAGAAAACAATTTTGTATTCATCCCTTCATGCATCAAGGAATGTGGTGACTTGACTAGTCTCGATTTGCATGGATGTAAAAAGCTGAAAAAAATTCCTGAACTCACCGGCTTGAGAATTCTTGATGTTCATCATTGTTTCTACCTTGAAGAAATTTCAGAGTTGCCATCTACTGTTCAGAAAGTAGATGCAAGATTTTGTTTCAAGTTAACAAAAGAGACATCAGACATGCTATGGTGTCAG GTGAAGAAAGCTGAAGGAGGAATAGAAATGGTGATGCCGTTTATAAGTGTGATTCCAGAATGGTTTAACTATGTGGGAGTGGAAAGGATTCCTCGTTTCTGGGTCCGTGGCAAGTTCCCTAAGATTGTTCTAGCCATGATCTTCCACTTCGAAATTGAGAGTCAAAGGGACGAATTTGTTCGCGGTCGCCATGTTGATCTGCGTTTACTAATCAACGGTCGATATGCTCCTGGGAAAGGGTACCACAACTATGAAATTGAAGCAGAACACATCTTAATCTGTGATCTAGGAGTTTTTCTGAGTGAGAAAGAGTGGTTAGGGCTTGATGTGGAGAATGAGTGGAATCTTGTGCAGGTTGAGTACGAAGCCAGTTCGTCCTTGATGATAAGTGGTTGGGGAGCGTTTGtgtatgaagaaaaagaaggaagcaACATGGAAGATATCTTCTTCATTTGTCCCAATCCCATGAATTCAGAAAAGATACCAGCGGCAACAATTCCTGAGAAAGATCCTATGGAGAAGTATAAAAAGATGATTCGACAGCTAGGACTGGTCGATTTATTTCAGAAGACGTTGACGGAATGGCAGGAGAACAGAGAAAGAGGAGGGGATAGGAGCCATGATGATTGCATGCGTATTCAATTGGGACAACTAAAGAAGATATCGGAGGATGCTGAGGATGCATTGAATTCAAAAGGGTCAGCTTTAGAAGATCCAAACTCCTACCTGAGGTGGCTTCTAGATACGTTAGAAAATGATGATGGAAAGCCTAAAGAGATTATCAAAGGTGATTTGGCGTTGATAACACTAGAGAAACCATTGACATGGAAGAAGAAGGACAATGTAGGAGAAGCTTCATGCTCTGGCCATCGGGGAAGTAATGAGGAGGAAGAAGGGTACGATCCTGTGGTAGAAGACCCAACTATCCCTTTTTATACTCACGTAATGAGAAAACGAAAAGTAAATGATTCGGTAGAGGAAGATCTGCCGGAGGACATAGTGGTGGAATTATTCTTAGAAGGAATGAGGGATGGACTTGTTGAGGCACAGATTAAATTTCCATCTCTAGATATTGCTGAAACCAGTAACGCTGTGATGGAGAAGGGTGGTAATGTAAGATGGGCACCTGAAGGAGAAGCGCAAATATCGGTTCAAAGTAGGATATACATGAGTGGAATTTACTCTGGACTCTTAGAAGCAAAGCTGAGGTTTCCTGATTTGGACATGTGGGCAACAATAAATACTGTGGCAAAAAGGAAAGGGATGGAAGGAATTTTTGTATCAGCCTCTCAAGCAAACCTAGGGTTTCCACATTTGGATTGGAGTACAGTGACACTTCCTCCTTCTCAGGACCCTCTGATGCAAACATTCATGAGGATGAAGCAACAAAGTAATTTTGAAGCCGAGGTGATGAGTAAACTCTTGTGGAAGTTGAAGGAGGAACACCAAGCTCTGCGCAACAAACTTGCAGAACTTGATGAGGGAAATGAAAATGGTGGTGGGAAAATTGGATATGATGAGTTTGTTGAGATGAGACAAGACAACCTTGATGGTGTGGCAAAGTATGAGGAGGTTAGTGTTGTATTGAGAGGAAGAGGTGAAGAAATAGAGAGGTTGTACGATGATGGTGTTGAAGGGTTGAAGAGATCAGAGGAGTTTGAAGATTTGATGGGTGCAATGTACTTGAATGGACTGAGGGCAGGACTCCTGGAAGCTCATGCTCTCTTACGTAATCTCCTTGCTGGACACAGAAACTGA
- the LOC114194589 gene encoding TMV resistance protein N-like — protein sequence MAKHCEEEECVGFRYDVFISFRGEDTRSNFVGHLRRELGMKGMKSFNDDRDMAIGESLSPALKKAIEESRVFIVVFSENYASSTWCLDELVRIMELREKKQKQVVLPVFYHVDPSDIVQERNSFGKHMKARENKFGKESQIMQDWRSALSEAVNLPWKHIITTGCENNFIKEIVGDIHKYIGPKPLYTGQNPLGLESNIEEVMSLLDMKPDDNTVRMLGIYGLGGIGKTELAKALYDNIVQHFDAASFLAGVREKSNTINGMEDLQKTLLSEMLEESETKLGSSSKGIYQIKQKLRRKKVLLVLDDVDDKKELEKLAGWCDWFGPGSRIVITTREKDVLIAHHVKNIYEMKELDEQHSLKLFCWNAFGQGYPKPGFQDVSVRAVDYAKGLPLALKVIGSDLAIHGASLEAWGDALEEYEKTPPNKKIQDVLKISYDRLDNDAKQVFLDIACFFKGERKEYVNKILEEFRSAHKMEELVNKSLITIENGFLKMHDLIQDMGREIVRQEAPNNPGERSRVWDFEDVLEILNEDSGSDKIQGIMLDPPQEEKVNWSGTEFEKMKWLRILIVRNTSFSSELQHLPNHLRLLHWENYPSKSFPPKFHPKKIVVFNLPRSRLTFQEPFKKFPCLTNMDFSYNQCITEIPDVSELQNLREMRLDHCRNLIAVHESVGVLKRLAHLNLSECRKLQNFMSRMFLPSLEIFNLNFCESLGHFPEITKEMTKPLKIYMTNTGIQELPESVSKLTELVSLDISNNRKLKYLPSSLFMLPKLEELIASENNFVSIPSCIKECGDRASLDLNGCKKLNKVPEPTSLRILDVHDCLHLEEISELSSTVQKVNARSCFKLTEETSDMLWCQVKKGVGGIEMVMPFTTEIPKWFNFVGVESIPHFWVRGKFPNIVVAMIFHFQNPSEREYGFRQLVDLRLLINGRYVPRKGYQHFRIEAEHMLVCDLRVLCSEEEWFGLDGLLGNEWNLVEVACDATWSLTISGWGAFVYEEGSNMEDLLFTCPLENENELHDLKGTAIEILYEGIRDGLFEARNRFPSLDIVEIFTATLEKGPRMLWTAEGMELIPTAENRTYFTGVQAGLLEANRRFPDLDVGATLSTVANRKGIKGDFKTPLQEKMRIPHLDWTTVTLPPSHDPLMQIYMMMMKQQSSSESELKTKTLWKLKESHQVLRNGLALRENAAQNAPSCSKNRYDELIQKFHIQYDALVGKRVDRVYGVAKYENDSVVLKERVKEIERVFNGVVERLQNSEEFEDVMTAMFLNGLRDGVLEARAILLALCTHTQAHESVTDEATNNQNIS from the exons ATGGCAAAACACTGTGAGGAAGAAGAGTGTGTCGGTTTCAGGTACGATGTGTTCATTAGTTTCAGAGGCGAAGATACTAGAAGCAATTTTGTAGGGCATCTCCGTAGAGAGTTGGGTATGAAGGGAATGAAGAGTTTCAATGATGACAGGGATATGGCGATAGGGGAAAGTCTTTCACCTGCTCTGAAAAAGGCCATCGAAGAATCTAGGGTTTTCATCGTTGTGTTTTCTGAGAACTATGCATCTTCCACATGGTGTCTGGATGAACTTGTTAGGATCATGGAACTGAGGGAGAAGAAGCAGAAGCAAGTTGTTTTGCCAGTGTTCTACCATGTAGATCCATCAGATATAGTGCAAGAGAGAAATAGCTTCGGAAAACACATGAAGGCACGTGAAAATAAGTTTGGAAAAGAGTCGCAAATAATGCAGGATTGGAGATCTGCTTTGTCTGAAGCAGTTAACTTGCCATGGAAGCATATTATTACCACCGG GtgtgaaaacaattttattaaagaaattgtTGGGGACATCCACAAGTATATAGGTCCTAAACCTTTATATACGGGTCAGAACCCTCTTGGACTTGAGTCCAACATAGAAGAGGTTATGTCACTTTTGGACATGAAGCCTGATGACAACACTGTAAGAATGTTGGGCATATATGGACTTGGTGGAATTGGAAAAACGGAACTTGCCAAAGCTTTGTATGACAACATTGTTCAACACTTTGATGCTGCAAGTTTTCTTGCTGGTGTTAGAGAAAAATCAAACACAATCAATGGCATGGAAGATCTACAGAAGACACTTTTATCTGAGATGTTAGAGGAGTCAGAAACTAAGTTGGGAAGTAGCAGTAAAggaatatatcaaataaaacaaaagctTCGCCGAAAGAAAGTTCTTTTGGTTCTTGACGACGTTGATGATAAAAAGGAGTTAGAAAAGCTGGCAGGATGGTGTGATTGGTTTGGTCCTGGTAGTAGGATCGTTATAACGACAAGGGAAAAGGATGTGCTAATTGCTCaccatgttaaaaatatttatgaaatgaaAGAACTCGATGAACAACATTCTTTGAAGCTCTTTTGTTGGAATGCATTCGGACAAGGATATCCTAAACCAGGTTTTCAAGATGTGTCCGTGAGAGCGGTAGATTACGCCAAAGGACTTCCACTGGCTTTAAAAGTGATAGGCTCTGATTTAGCTATTCATGGAGCAAGTTTAGAAGCTTGGGGAGATGCATTGGAAGAATATGAGAAAACTCCTCCaaataaaaagattcaagatGTGCTTAAAATAAGCTACGATAGATTGGATAATGATGCCAAACAAGTTTTCTTGGACATAGCTTGCTTCTTTAAAGGGGAGAGAAAGGAATACGTGAACAAGATACTTGAGGAATTTCGTTCAGCTCACAAAATGGAAGAGCTTGTTAATAAATCTCTCATAACTATCGAGAATGGCTTCCTGAAGATGCATGATCTAATACAAGATATGGGTAGAGAGATTGTTAGGCAGGAAGCACCAAATAATCCTGGTGAACGTAGCAGAGTATGGGATTTTGAAGATGTTCTTGAAATACTAAACGAAGATTCT GGAAGTGACAAGATTCAAGGGATTATGCTTGATCCCCCTCAGGAAGAAAAGGTAAATTGGAGTGGTACTGAGTTTGAGAAGATGAAATGGCTCAGAATTCTTATCGTCCGAAACACATCCTTTTCATCTGAACTTCAACATTTACCAAATCATCTAAGACTGCTTCACTGGGAGAACTATCCTTCAAAGTCTTTCCCACCAAAATTTCATCCAAAGAAAATCGTTGTCTTCAATTTACCTAGAAGTCGTCTAACATTCCAAGAGCCATTCAAG AAATTTCCATGCTTGACCAATATGGACTTTTCGTATAACCAATGTATAACTGAAATACCTGATGTGTCCGAACTTCAGAATCTAAGAGAAATGAGACTTGATCATTGTAGAAACCTAATTGCAGTCCATGAATCTGTTGGAGTTCTAAAAAGGCTTGCGCACTTAAATCTTTCAGAATGCAGAAAACTTCAAAATTTCATGTCCAGAATGTTTCTGCCATCTCTAGAGATCTTTAACCTTAACTTTTGTGAAAGCCTTGGTCACTTCCCAGAGATAACGAAAGAAATGACAAAGCCATTGAAGATTTATATGACAAATACGGGTATTCAAGAGCTTCCAGAATCCGTTAGTAAACTTACTGAGCTTGTTTCCTTAGACATATCGAATAACAGGAAACTTAAATATCTACCAAGCAGCTTATTCATGTTGCCAAAATTAGAAGAATTGATTGCTTCAGAAAACAATTTTGTATCTATTCCTTCATGCATCAAGGAATGTGGTGACAGGGCAAGTCTCGATTTGAATGGATGTAAGAAGCTTAATAAAGTTCCTGAACCCACCAGCTTGAGAATTCTTGATGTTCATGACTGTTTGCATCTTGAAGAAATTTCAGAGTTGTCGTCGACTGTTCAGAAAGTAAATGCAAGATCTTGTTTCAAGTTAACAGAAGAAACATCAGACATGCTATGGTGTCAG GTGAAGAAAGGGGTTGGTGGAATAGAAATGGTGATGCCATTTACAACTGAAATTCCAAAATGGTTTAACTTCGTGGGAGTGGAAAGTATTCCTCATTTCTGGGTTCGTGGGAAGTTCCCTAACATTGTTGTAGCCATGATCTTCCACTTCCAAAATCCAAGTGAAAGGGAATATGGTTTCCGTCAACTTGTTGATCTCCGTTTACTTATCAACGGTCGATATGTTCCTCGGAAAGGGTATCAGCACTTTAGAATTGAAGCAGAACACATGTTGGTGTGTGATTTACGAGTTTTGTGCAGTGAGGAGGAGTGGTTTGGCCTTGATGGACTTCTGGGGAATGAGTGGAATCTGGTTGAGGTTGCGTGTGATGCCACTTGGAGCTTGACGATAAGTGGTTGGGGTGCTTTTGTGTATGAAGAAGGAAGCAACATGGAAGATCTCCTATTCACTTGTCCCCTTGAGAACGAAAATGAGCTTCATGATCTGAAAGGAACAGCGATTGAAATATTATATGAAGGAATAAGAGATGGACTTTTTGAGGCACGGAATAGATTTCCTTCTCTGGATATTGTTGAAATCTTTACCGCAACCTTGGAGAAGGGTCCTAGGATGTTATGGACAGCTGAAGGGATGGAGCTAATACCGACAGCTGAAAATAGGACATACTTCACTGGAGTTCAAGCTGGACTCTTGGAAGCAAATCGGAGATTTCCTGATTTGGACGTGGGGGCAACACTGAGTACTGTAGCAAATAGGAAAGGGATTAAAGGAGATTTTAAAACACCCTTACAAGAAAAAATGAGGATTCCTCATTTGGATTGGACTACAGTGACACTTCCTCCCTCTCACGACCCTCTCATGCAAAtatacatgatgatgatgaagcagcagagtTCTTCGGAATCCGAGCTCAAAACTAAAACCCTGTGGAAGTTGAAGGAGAGCCACCAAGTTCTGCGCAACGGACTTGCACTACGTGAAAATGCTGCTCAGAACGCACCCAGCTGTTCCAAAAATCGATATGATGAACTGATTCAGAAATTCCACATCCAATATGATGCGTTGGTTGGGAAGAGAGTAGACAGGGTTTATGGTGTGGCAAAGTACGAAAATGATAGTGTTGTTTTGAAAGAAAGAGTGAAAGAAATAGAGAGGGTATTCAATGGTGTGGTTGAGAGGCTCCAGAATTCAGAGGAGTTTGAAGATGTAATGACTGCAATGTTCTTGAATGGACTCAGGGATGGAGTCCTTGAAGCACGGGCCATTTTACTTGCTCTCTGCACCCACACACAAGCTCATGAAAGTGTCACTGATGAGGCTACTAATAATCAAAACATTTCCTAG
- the LOC114193843 gene encoding transcription factor JUNGBRUNNEN 1, giving the protein MDVAKLHNSDEDEKKEDEVVLPGFRFHPTDEELVGFYLRRKVEKKPLRIELIKQIDIYKYDPWDLPKASSVGEKEWYFFCIRGRKYRNSIRPNRVTGSGFWKATGIDKPIYCVKEPHECIGLKKSLVYYRGSAGKGTKTDWMMHEFRLPPNGKSTTNTQPNDIQEAEVWTLCRIFKRVPSYKRYTPNLKDSNTAPITKSSSSKTCSLESDTSKPCLTFTNSPSSLLLQQNQMMMKPVFGHVEQQPPTTFSYSSFWNHHQNLELPHDNWDDLTSVVQFAVDPSSLSHHCKEFNTF; this is encoded by the exons ATGGATGTGGCCAAGTTACATAACTCCGATGAAGATgagaagaaagaagatgaagttgTGCTTCCAGGGTTCAGATTCCATCCGACAGACGAAGAGCTTGTGGGGTTTTATCTGAGGCGAAAGGTGGAGAAGAAGCCTCTCAGAATTGAACTCATCAAACAGATTGACATCTACAAATATGATCCATGGGATCTTCCAA AAGCAAGTTCTGTGGGGGAGAAGGAGTGGTACTTCTTCTGCATAAGAGGGAGAAAGTACAGAAACAGTATAAGGCCTAACAGAGTAACAGGTTCTGGGTTTTGGAAAGCCACAGGGATTGATAAACCAATATACTGTGTTAAAGAACCTCATGAATGCATTGGGTTGAAGAAATCATTGGTGTATTACCGTGGAAGTGCTGGAAAAGGCACCAAAACTGATTGGATGATGCATGAGTTTCGTCTTCCACCCAATGGAAAATCCACCACTAACACACAACCTAATGACATTCAAGAAGCT GAAGTGTGGACGCTATGTCGAATATTCAAACGAGTCCCATCTTACAAGCGGTACACACCAAATTTGAAAGACTCAAACACAGCACCAATCACGAAGTCTTCAAGTTCCAAAACATGCAGTTTAGAATCTGACACCAGCAAGCCATGCTTGACTTTCACAAACTCACCATCATCACTGCTCCTTCAGCAAAACCAAATGATGATGAAACCAGTTTTTGGACATGTTGAACAACAGCCTCCCACAACCTTTTCTTACTCCAGTTTTTGGAACCATCATCAGAATCTGGAATTGCCTCATGACAATTGGGATGATCTCACTTCTGTGGTTCAGTTTGCTGTTGATCCATCCAGCCTTTCTCATCACTGTAAAGAGTTTAATACATTTTGA